A window of Corvus cornix cornix isolate S_Up_H32 chromosome 4, ASM73873v5, whole genome shotgun sequence contains these coding sequences:
- the SPEF1 gene encoding sperm flagellar protein 1, with product MVWGTSPRLSATGLALWGHGGVAPGGRGGVSVAVVPPQRVPAVPAVLAAEVVKFFFPSLVELHSFVPTSSTAQKVANWGHLNRKVLSKLNFRIPEEMIQQLVQSRPGMAEQLLQLLREKIQERQRQRKGENGKPPAELAALEEGGYLDTGHPKVQSDLGRGCSQERTDREATIPGDMRQQLAEREQALQLARDTIQILQAKVGRLEQLLLLKNVRIDDLSRRLQQLQGQRR from the exons atggtttggg GAACATCGCCGCGACTTTCAGCGACGGGGTTGGCACTGTGGGGACACGGCGGGGTGGCACCGGGAGGCCGGGGCGGGGTGTCTGTCGCTGTGGTGCCACCGCAGcgtgtccccgctgtccccgcagTGCTGGCAGCCGAGGTGGTGAAGTTCTTCTTCCCGTCCCTGGTGGAGCTGCACAGCTTCGTGCCCACCAGCTCCACGGCGCAGAAAGTCGCCAACTGGGGCCACCTGAACAG GAAAGTGCTGAGTAAGCTGAATTTCCGCATCCCGGAGGAGATGATCCAGCAGCTGGTCCAGAGCCGGCCGGGAATGGCCGAGCAGCTCCTGCAACTCCTGCGGGAGAAAatccaggagaggcagaggcagaggaagggggAGAATGGGAAG cccccagcagagctggcagcgcTGGAGGAGGGCGGATACCTGGACACAG GCCATCCCAAGGTCCAGAGTGAtttgggaaggggctgcagccaggagaggaCTGACAG GGAGGCGACAATCCCTGGGGACATGCGACAGCAGCTGGCGGAGCGCGAGCAGGCGCTGCAGCTGGCGCGGGACACGATCCAG ATCCTGCAGGCCAAGGTGGGGcggctggagcagctcctgctcctcaaGAACGTCCGCATCGACGACCTGAGCCGgcggctgcagcagctccagggccagCGGCGCTGA